The DNA region CGGGCCAGCCTGATGGGCCAGCACGGCAACGAACAAGTCCGCAATACTGGGCGTGCGCATCTCACCCAGCGCGGCGAGCCGCTGCCGTTCGACGCCATCGAACAGCAGGATGCTGCCGCCCATCGACTGGCGTTCGTGCATCGGCTTCAGCATGCGAGCGGCCGCGACCTGCTCCGGACGCACCAGGACTTCCAGATAGCGCGACTCCAGTTCTTCCATGCTGCGATTGAAGACGATGCGGCCGCGGTCGATGAACATGACGTCGGTGAGCACGTGCTCGATCTCTTCCACTTGGTGTGTCGCCACCACGATGGTGCGGTTGCGATCGAAGTAATCGTTCAGCAAAGAGTCGTAGAACTGCTTGCGAAACAGGATGTCGAGGCCCAGCGTCGGTTCGTCCAACACTAGCAATTTCGCGTCCATGGCCATGACCAGGGCGAGGTGCAACTGAGTCACCATGCCCTTCGACAACTCCCCGACTTTGCCGGCACGGCGGACGTTCGTCCTGCCAAGAAAACCCTCCGCCTTTCGGCGATCGAAGCGCGGATGCACGCCGGCGACGTAGTCGAGTGCCTGCGAGACCCTGATCCAGCGCGGCAATATGGCGACGTCGGCGATGAAGCAGACGTCGCGCATCAGCTGGTCGCGCTCCGCCCAGGGATCTCGCCCGAGCACTCTCAACTCTCCCTGGTACGGGATGAGTCCGAGGACGGCATTGAGTGCGGTTGTCTTGCCGGCGCCGTTGGGACCAATGAGCCCCAGAATGCGCCCCTCTTCCACGCGCATATCGACGCCGTTCAGCGCAATCGTGGCGCCGAAGGCCTTGCGCAGGCCGCGTGCTTCTATGCATGCCATGACTTCATCACTCCTCCGGTTTCGCGTTCGATTCCGACGGCGGGCTTGGACCAGCGTCCAGCAGTTCTTCCGCCGTCAGCCCGAGCCGCTGAATGGTTTCCTGGATTCGGGGCCATTCTTCCCCAAGAAACTTCTGCCGTTCGCCTTGCAACAACAAATTACGTGCGCCCGCATTGATGAACATGCCGCGCCCTCGCCGGGCTTCGACCAGCCCTTCGTCTACGAGCTGT from Terriglobales bacterium includes:
- a CDS encoding ABC transporter ATP-binding protein, whose amino-acid sequence is MACIEARGLRKAFGATIALNGVDMRVEEGRILGLIGPNGAGKTTALNAVLGLIPYQGELRVLGRDPWAERDQLMRDVCFIADVAILPRWIRVSQALDYVAGVHPRFDRRKAEGFLGRTNVRRAGKVGELSKGMVTQLHLALVMAMDAKLLVLDEPTLGLDILFRKQFYDSLLNDYFDRNRTIVVATHQVEEIEHVLTDVMFIDRGRIVFNRSMEELESRYLEVLVRPEQVAAARMLKPMHERQSMGGSILLFDGVERQRLAALGEMRTPSIADLFVAVLAHQAGPPQGGAR
- a CDS encoding GntR family transcriptional regulator, which gives rise to MDREWNDSQPIYRQLRDRVVAMILDGILKEGDPLPSVRNVAAEYRLNPLTVLKGYQQLVDEGLVEARRGRGMFINAGARNLLLQGERQKFLGEEWPRIQETIQRLGLTAEELLDAGPSPPSESNAKPEE